The Chryseobacterium indicum genome includes a window with the following:
- a CDS encoding transposase: MSRGKRGFSTRFDLGKIFQLIIKRLKTGCQWRELSLKEYFTNQRISWQLIYYYFNKWSKDGSFRRIWVSLLKKNKRDLDLSCVQMDGSHTRSKTGGESVGYQGRKSSKTSNCIFLCDNQGQMLSMGEPVSGEHHDLYQIEETLEEIFVLLDEADIECKGLFLNADSGFDGKKCRDILEKKEMIANIKENPRNGNTQHEKYFDSELYKRRFKIEKANAWLDSFKALLVRFETLNITWVSLHYLAFSILFLRKIKV; this comes from the coding sequence TTGAGCAGAGGAAAACGGGGATTTTCAACAAGATTTGATTTAGGGAAAATCTTTCAACTCATTATTAAGCGTTTAAAAACAGGCTGCCAATGGCGCGAGCTGAGTCTTAAAGAGTACTTTACCAATCAGAGAATCAGTTGGCAACTGATTTATTATTATTTTAATAAATGGAGTAAGGATGGTTCTTTCAGGCGAATTTGGGTTTCCCTTCTTAAAAAGAATAAAAGAGATTTAGATCTTTCCTGTGTTCAGATGGACGGGAGTCATACGCGCAGTAAAACCGGTGGCGAATCGGTAGGTTATCAGGGACGAAAATCATCAAAGACCAGTAATTGTATCTTCCTTTGTGATAATCAGGGACAAATGCTTTCAATGGGAGAGCCGGTGAGCGGAGAACATCATGACCTTTATCAGATTGAAGAAACTTTAGAGGAGATTTTTGTTCTTTTGGATGAAGCTGATATAGAGTGTAAAGGATTATTCCTGAATGCAGATTCAGGTTTTGACGGTAAAAAATGCAGAGATATTCTTGAGAAAAAAGAAATGATTGCCAATATTAAAGAGAATCCACGGAATGGAAATACACAGCATGAAAAATATTTTGATTCCGAACTGTATAAAAGAAGATTCAAAATAGAAAAAGCAAATGCATGGCTGGATAGCTTCAAAGCGCTATTAGTAAGGTTTGAAACTTTAAATATTACATGGGTGAGTTTGCATTATCTGGCTTTTTCTATTTTGTTTCTCAGAAAAATAAAAGTTTAA